The Neobacillus sp. OS1-2 genome includes a window with the following:
- a CDS encoding metallophosphoesterase family protein — translation MEKKIAIISDIHGNYSALEAVCKEIDADDTIEHIYCLGDLIGIGYETNKVLNLILSHDKISYVMGNHDEAIIDILAGREPYSRKKEREHHEWIAAHLDPQYLPFLLSLPTTLSAEYNGKHLFLVHYHLDEKGTFLPVDYEPTEKKLDFLYRASNADIVCFGHHHVIHHFKTKKRLYLNPGSLGCFHKPLASYAILTIGEYGEMNVAFREVPYDNKDFLLGYHRLNVPDSDYFLKTFHGNQHLKYQ, via the coding sequence ATGGAAAAGAAAATCGCAATTATTTCGGATATTCACGGAAATTATTCCGCATTGGAAGCGGTATGCAAGGAAATCGATGCCGACGATACCATTGAGCATATCTATTGCTTAGGGGATCTTATCGGGATCGGCTATGAAACCAATAAAGTGCTGAATCTGATCCTGTCGCACGACAAAATTTCTTATGTGATGGGAAATCATGACGAAGCCATCATCGATATTTTAGCAGGAAGAGAGCCCTACAGTAGAAAAAAGGAAAGAGAGCATCATGAGTGGATTGCTGCCCATTTGGACCCTCAATATCTTCCCTTTCTATTGAGTCTTCCGACGACATTATCTGCCGAATACAATGGAAAACACCTTTTTCTTGTCCATTACCATTTAGACGAAAAAGGTACCTTCTTACCTGTCGATTATGAACCAACCGAGAAAAAATTGGACTTCCTCTATCGTGCTTCAAATGCTGATATTGTATGTTTTGGTCATCATCATGTGATCCATCATTTTAAGACGAAGAAACGCCTCTATCTGAATCCCGGATCACTTGGGTGTTTCCATAAGCCCCTGGCCTCATATGCTATTTTAACAATCGGCGAATACGGTGAAATGAATGTCGCATTTAGAGAAGTTCCCTATGATAATAAGGATTTTTTATTAGGATATCACAGGCTGAACGTTCCTGATTCAGACTATTTTTTGAAAACCTTTCATGGGAATCAACATTTAAAGTATCAGTAA
- a CDS encoding DUF2062 domain-containing protein produces the protein MSKKQKKYPYYQRIGRAFKLNFTKLLRSPGGAKKVALGFALGFGLEMLVISTASLVYIFFVPIVKLAKGSLSASIIGNIIGKLTLLPVVLLPFARQLGKLIVPMKVRIGHHTHFSIQNVWHGDFRSLIGLLHGGVHALIGMTIFGIILAIISYFIVHYLYDKEKSNRLKRRRLKHEIRLNSINKNLI, from the coding sequence ATGAGCAAAAAGCAAAAAAAATATCCTTATTATCAGCGGATTGGACGAGCCTTTAAGTTGAATTTCACGAAACTCCTTCGTTCTCCTGGAGGGGCGAAAAAGGTGGCATTGGGCTTCGCCCTTGGTTTCGGCTTGGAAATGTTAGTGATCTCAACCGCATCACTTGTCTATATTTTCTTTGTTCCGATTGTTAAACTGGCAAAGGGCTCATTATCTGCTTCCATCATTGGGAATATTATTGGAAAACTTACGCTTCTCCCTGTCGTCCTTTTACCATTTGCTAGACAATTGGGGAAACTAATCGTTCCCATGAAGGTAAGAATTGGGCATCATACCCATTTTTCTATTCAAAATGTATGGCACGGGGATTTCCGGAGTTTAATTGGCCTGCTGCATGGCGGTGTCCATGCCTTAATCGGAATGACGATATTTGGGATAATCCTCGCTATTATTTCTTACTTTATTGTTCATTACCTTTACGATAAGGAAAAATCGAATCGATTGAAAAGAAGACGGCTTAAACATGAAATTCGCTTAAATAGTATCAACAAGAATTTAATATAA
- a CDS encoding tripartite tricarboxylate transporter TctB family protein, with product MSYNFDRIASVAFLAVGVLFIIGSKQLSSTSYGSVVGPDIFPFVLGVFLVLLSIRLFYETITDSSHKGEKESLQYKPFFIIGAATLVYILTLETVGYIITTFLFLFVCFQTMERSKWISSLIIAAGFSGIVYFLFVEVLKGTLPGWPIWF from the coding sequence GTGAGTTATAATTTCGATCGTATTGCATCTGTAGCGTTTCTGGCGGTAGGGGTGCTTTTTATTATCGGGAGCAAGCAATTATCTAGTACATCATATGGAAGTGTGGTTGGACCTGATATTTTTCCATTCGTACTAGGTGTTTTTCTAGTTTTATTAAGTATCCGTTTGTTTTATGAAACAATTACCGACAGCAGCCACAAAGGGGAGAAAGAATCTTTACAGTATAAGCCCTTCTTCATCATCGGAGCAGCGACGTTAGTCTATATTTTAACGTTAGAAACAGTCGGCTATATAATTACAACCTTCTTGTTTTTATTTGTTTGCTTTCAAACAATGGAACGGTCGAAGTGGATTTCCTCTCTCATCATTGCGGCAGGTTTTTCAGGAATTGTTTATTTTTTATTCGTAGAGGTGTTGAAAGGTACACTTCCCGGCTGGCCGATTTGGTTTTAA
- a CDS encoding J domain-containing protein, producing MLNLKEVTEILKDEGITDSEQVVIRWILDGKLRAKRTKNLNIDYVISPGELAAFILKKLIEDKCKQFGVDFHHWEKTFNENKHLKEENEELKTKVRIEQTKVRGLKRMLQAEYALADPPPLTYSTLLGLDINPDKEIMKKEFKKLLKALHPDRGGDERLFRVFYEHYTKAK from the coding sequence ATGTTGAATCTTAAGGAAGTCACTGAAATACTAAAGGATGAAGGTATTACCGATAGTGAACAGGTTGTCATACGTTGGATTTTAGACGGAAAACTTAGGGCAAAACGGACGAAAAATTTGAACATTGATTATGTCATTAGCCCAGGTGAGCTAGCAGCCTTTATTTTGAAAAAGCTGATTGAGGATAAGTGCAAGCAATTTGGCGTTGATTTCCACCATTGGGAAAAGACGTTCAACGAAAATAAGCACTTAAAAGAGGAAAACGAAGAATTAAAAACCAAGGTTCGCATCGAACAAACAAAAGTCCGTGGTTTAAAGAGAATGTTACAAGCTGAATATGCTCTTGCTGATCCCCCGCCCCTTACATATTCCACCCTATTGGGATTAGACATAAATCCAGACAAAGAAATAATGAAGAAAGAGTTTAAAAAGTTACTCAAAGCACTCCATCCGGATCGCGGTGGTGATGAGCGACTTTTCAGAGTGTTTTATGAACACTACACTAAAGCAAAGTAG
- a CDS encoding tripartite tricarboxylate transporter permease translates to MSTFDYLIHGFGTALIWYNLLFAFVGVLIGTAVGVLPGIGPMSGVALLIPVTASITGGLPPEQAATSAIILLAGVYYGAMYGGSTTSILLNTPGESSSVVTTLDGYQMAKKGRAGSALSIAAIGSFVAGIVTLIALIALAKPLSEVALKFGPAEYFSLMLLGLGAVSGLAGKSVTKALIMTVSGLLLGTIGIDSVSGIARFTFDVPWLFQGIEFLTIAVGLFALGEVFKTILEKEEEEVEIARINNLLPSKEELKESAAPIARGSILGFFIGILPGAGATLASFFSYILEKKVSKNPEKFGTGAIAGVAAPESANNAASGGAMIPLLTLGIPGSGTTAILMGALMMYNVQPGPLLFEDHPQVAWGLIASMFIGNIMLLILNLPLVKVFAKIIQTPKKYLIPMIIAISIFGVYAVQVSVNDLLLLLACGVIGYFFSKHDYPIAPLVLGLVLGPMIENNLRRALTISNGDYSVFFTRPLSLVFLIITFLWLVIPFLMKKRGKEVIINVEG, encoded by the coding sequence ATGAGTACATTTGATTATTTAATTCACGGATTTGGAACAGCACTTATTTGGTATAATCTTCTTTTTGCCTTTGTAGGCGTGTTAATAGGAACGGCTGTCGGCGTTTTGCCAGGGATTGGTCCGATGAGCGGGGTAGCGCTACTCATTCCTGTTACGGCATCGATTACTGGCGGGCTGCCACCGGAACAAGCGGCAACAAGTGCCATTATTCTTCTTGCAGGGGTTTATTATGGAGCGATGTATGGTGGTTCGACGACATCGATTCTATTAAATACGCCAGGAGAATCCTCGTCAGTAGTGACAACCTTGGATGGTTATCAGATGGCCAAGAAAGGAAGGGCCGGCAGTGCTTTGTCCATTGCGGCGATTGGCTCATTTGTGGCTGGGATTGTGACGCTCATCGCTTTGATTGCCTTAGCAAAGCCATTATCAGAGGTGGCCCTTAAATTTGGCCCTGCCGAATATTTTTCGTTAATGCTGTTGGGGTTAGGAGCTGTCAGTGGATTAGCGGGAAAGTCGGTGACAAAGGCGTTAATTATGACAGTTAGCGGCTTGTTACTTGGGACGATTGGGATCGATAGCGTTTCCGGTATTGCGAGATTTACTTTTGATGTTCCATGGCTTTTTCAAGGAATTGAGTTTTTAACGATTGCGGTTGGGTTGTTTGCTCTGGGTGAAGTATTTAAAACAATTTTAGAAAAAGAGGAAGAAGAAGTTGAAATCGCACGCATCAATAATTTACTTCCTTCTAAGGAAGAATTAAAAGAATCAGCAGCACCGATTGCCCGTGGTTCCATCCTAGGATTCTTTATAGGGATTTTGCCTGGTGCCGGGGCAACGCTTGCGTCCTTCTTTTCTTATATTCTTGAAAAAAAGGTTTCTAAAAATCCTGAGAAATTTGGAACAGGGGCCATTGCAGGCGTCGCTGCACCGGAATCTGCCAATAATGCCGCTTCTGGTGGTGCCATGATTCCCTTATTGACATTAGGTATACCGGGTTCAGGTACAACAGCCATCCTTATGGGAGCTTTAATGATGTATAATGTTCAGCCGGGACCATTATTATTTGAAGACCATCCACAGGTTGCATGGGGCTTGATTGCAAGTATGTTTATCGGAAACATAATGTTATTAATCTTGAATCTCCCACTTGTAAAAGTGTTTGCTAAAATTATTCAAACACCAAAAAAGTATTTGATTCCGATGATCATCGCCATCTCCATCTTTGGTGTTTATGCAGTCCAAGTATCGGTGAATGATCTTTTGCTATTACTAGCTTGCGGTGTCATTGGCTACTTTTTCAGTAAACATGATTATCCGATTGCCCCGCTGGTTCTTGGCCTAGTCCTGGGACCAATGATTGAGAATAATCTAAGGAGAGCATTGACGATTTCAAATGGTGATTATAGTGTATTTTTTACTCGCCCACTTTCATTGGTCTTTCTGATCATCACCTTCCTATGGCTGGTCATACCATTCCTAATGAAAAAACGCGGAAAAGAAGTGATCATTAATGTAGAGGGATAG
- a CDS encoding DUF4153 domain-containing protein, with amino-acid sequence MKMKWMRSLQAKLTGLTDAIVRFPLTTLFLVGAAAINASTINAGTHQSILLVTFVVGAFLSAVFQVDIERFSSKASIRFLLMILVILLTAGYYLIVRPAPTLSMEIEIRTGVALFALLIAFIWIPVIKSEISFNQSFMIAFKSFFNTLFFSGVIFGGLAIILSAIHQLIFNINSAAYSHTANIVFILFAPMYFLSLIPTYPRKNKRKEYIEKAASCPKFLDILLSYILIPLLSVFTLILLIYIIKNIGGEFWKDNLLEPMLVSYAITVILMYILVSEIENKFTAFFRLIFPKVLVPIVLFQITSSILSVVDTGVTHTRYYVILFGIFAAAAGILLSFLPVRKNGVIAVMLIIFSVISIVPPVDAFTISRSSQIDTLKNVLLKNKMLENNTIRPDDTIPAKDKQIITDTISYLEMMGYTKKIEWLPDDFNAYHDFLDTFGFKEYQNAGQVNPSIYLNLAQETPITITGYDTFATIEINMAEKNREGKIFDIKKQGKTYSLLKDMQQDQWVLTLEGANNQALITFHTQKIFDKFYDYQPTAGQLSAEEATFTEENDRAKITIVVQNVGIEKQYKRNTNATLLVFVQVK; translated from the coding sequence ATGAAGATGAAATGGATGAGAAGTCTTCAAGCTAAACTCACTGGGTTGACCGATGCCATTGTCCGTTTTCCGTTAACCACTTTATTTCTTGTGGGAGCTGCAGCTATTAACGCTTCCACCATCAACGCAGGAACGCACCAATCGATATTGCTGGTAACTTTTGTTGTTGGCGCCTTTCTTAGTGCAGTTTTTCAGGTTGACATCGAACGTTTTTCTTCAAAGGCTTCTATCCGTTTTCTATTGATGATTTTGGTCATCCTGCTGACCGCGGGGTATTACCTCATCGTTCGACCGGCCCCCACCCTAAGCATGGAAATTGAAATACGAACCGGCGTTGCCTTGTTTGCCTTGCTGATCGCCTTCATTTGGATTCCTGTCATAAAAAGTGAAATTAGTTTTAATCAGAGCTTTATGATCGCCTTTAAATCTTTCTTTAATACTCTATTCTTCTCTGGTGTCATTTTCGGAGGTTTAGCCATCATCCTCTCAGCGATACACCAGTTGATTTTCAACATTAATTCTGCAGCCTATTCGCATACGGCTAATATTGTGTTTATTCTCTTTGCACCGATGTATTTTCTTTCATTAATTCCAACCTATCCAAGGAAAAATAAGCGAAAAGAATATATCGAAAAAGCTGCCTCTTGTCCGAAATTTTTAGACATTCTCCTATCCTATATTCTCATTCCGTTACTGTCCGTATTTACTCTAATCTTACTAATATACATTATTAAAAATATTGGCGGGGAGTTTTGGAAGGATAATTTATTAGAACCTATGCTCGTTTCTTATGCGATTACGGTAATTTTGATGTATATATTGGTTAGTGAGATCGAAAACAAGTTTACAGCCTTTTTTAGACTTATTTTCCCAAAGGTGCTAGTGCCAATCGTGCTTTTTCAAATTACTTCCTCGATCCTCAGTGTAGTTGATACAGGTGTTACCCATACCCGCTATTATGTCATCCTGTTCGGTATTTTTGCCGCAGCTGCCGGAATCTTATTAAGCTTTTTACCCGTTCGAAAAAACGGTGTCATTGCTGTGATGTTGATTATTTTTTCCGTCATTTCCATTGTGCCGCCTGTGGATGCCTTCACCATAAGCCGATCTAGTCAGATAGATACCTTAAAAAATGTCCTTTTGAAAAATAAGATGCTCGAAAATAATACGATTAGGCCTGATGATACCATCCCGGCAAAAGATAAACAGATTATTACGGATACTATTTCATACTTAGAAATGATGGGATATACAAAAAAAATTGAATGGCTTCCAGATGATTTTAATGCATATCATGATTTTCTGGATACATTCGGTTTTAAGGAGTATCAAAATGCGGGTCAGGTCAATCCATCTATCTACCTTAACCTGGCACAAGAAACACCCATTACCATCACAGGCTACGATACCTTTGCCACCATCGAGATCAACATGGCTGAGAAAAATAGAGAGGGAAAAATTTTTGATATCAAAAAACAAGGGAAAACCTATTCTCTGTTAAAGGATATGCAACAAGATCAATGGGTGCTAACATTAGAGGGCGCAAATAACCAGGCTCTGATTACCTTTCATACACAAAAAATCTTTGATAAATTTTATGATTATCAACCAACAGCGGGACAACTATCAGCAGAAGAGGCAACCTTTACGGAGGAAAATGATCGCGCCAAAATAACCATTGTCGTGCAAAATGTGGGCATCGAAAAACAATATAAACGCAATACTAACGCAACGCTATTAGTATTTGTTCAGGTAAAATAA
- a CDS encoding aminotransferase class I/II-fold pyridoxal phosphate-dependent enzyme — MYSFKNDYSEGAHPKILNALLESNLEQEEGYGEDRYSLKAIELIKNRMDRNDVDIHLLSGGTQTNLLAISAFLRPHEAAIAASTGHIHTHETGAVEATGHKILTVNTEDGKLTPAHVKTVLDAHTDEHMVKPKLVYISNSTEIGSIYYKNELQQLSDFCQENKLILFMDGARLGSALCSSENDLQLRDVPQLVDAFYIGGTKNGALLGEALVICRDSLKEDFRYHMKQKGAMLAKGRILGIQYLELFRDNLFFDLAAHANKMAEVLRDELSRENIQFLTQSPSNQIFPILPNGLITKLQDKYAFHIWEKVDTERSAIRLVTSWATKEEAVKALIEDIKK; from the coding sequence ATGTATAGTTTCAAGAATGATTACAGCGAGGGTGCACACCCCAAAATTTTGAATGCGTTACTAGAATCAAACCTTGAGCAAGAAGAAGGATACGGGGAAGATCGATATTCATTAAAAGCGATTGAATTAATAAAGAATCGAATGGACCGGAATGATGTTGATATTCATCTATTATCTGGCGGGACACAAACGAATCTTTTAGCCATTTCTGCTTTCTTGAGACCTCATGAGGCGGCAATCGCGGCTAGCACCGGGCATATCCATACACATGAAACTGGGGCAGTTGAAGCGACGGGTCACAAAATACTGACCGTTAATACGGAGGATGGCAAACTAACACCTGCGCACGTTAAAACCGTACTCGATGCACATACGGATGAACATATGGTTAAGCCAAAGCTGGTATACATATCGAATTCAACAGAAATAGGATCCATCTATTATAAGAACGAACTGCAGCAATTAAGTGATTTCTGTCAAGAGAATAAACTCATTTTGTTTATGGATGGAGCGAGATTGGGTTCAGCACTTTGTTCGTCAGAAAATGATCTTCAATTACGTGATGTACCGCAACTTGTTGATGCTTTTTATATTGGCGGCACGAAGAATGGAGCATTATTAGGAGAGGCCTTGGTCATTTGCCGCGATTCCCTTAAAGAGGATTTTCGCTACCATATGAAGCAAAAAGGGGCCATGCTAGCTAAAGGGAGAATTTTGGGTATTCAGTATCTTGAATTGTTTCGCGACAATTTATTCTTTGATTTAGCTGCACATGCCAACAAGATGGCTGAAGTGCTAAGGGATGAATTAAGCAGAGAAAATATCCAATTTCTTACGCAATCCCCTTCAAATCAAATCTTTCCTATTCTCCCTAATGGACTTATAACGAAACTTCAAGATAAGTATGCATTTCATATATGGGAAAAGGTTGACACGGAACGTTCTGCCATTCGATTGGTTACATCTTGGGCGACGAAAGAGGAAGCGGTTAAGGCGTTGATTGAGGATATAAAGAAATAA
- a CDS encoding bile acid:sodium symporter family protein — MKTLERFSNFVGKTFAIWVLLFAVLAFLSPATFTWIAPHISLLLGIIMFGMGLTLSGNDFKEVLKRPKDVAIGVVGQFIIMPLLAFLLAKGLQLSPEVAVGVILVGCCPGGTASNVMTFLSKGDVALSVTITSVTTILAPLVTPALILLLASEWIPVDPGGLFLSIVKIVLFPIVLGVVVKKLFNRQAQASVKVLPLVSIIAIVAIVTAVVSVSQKSIAQTGLIIFAVVVLHNCLGYLLGYTFGKLFKMDLSKKKAVAIEVGMQNSGLGAAIAAAHFSPLAAVPSAIFSVWHNISGPILATIFSRMKDEKDTTENKGKTLSV, encoded by the coding sequence ATGAAAACTTTAGAACGCTTCAGCAATTTTGTCGGCAAAACTTTTGCGATCTGGGTGCTGTTATTTGCGGTACTTGCCTTTTTATCGCCCGCAACCTTTACCTGGATTGCACCCCACATTTCACTTCTACTAGGAATCATTATGTTTGGAATGGGATTAACATTATCGGGAAATGATTTCAAGGAAGTACTCAAGCGTCCTAAGGATGTAGCGATCGGCGTTGTCGGTCAGTTTATCATCATGCCCCTTCTCGCTTTTTTACTAGCGAAAGGCCTGCAGCTTTCACCTGAAGTTGCCGTTGGTGTTATATTAGTTGGCTGCTGCCCTGGCGGCACAGCTTCTAACGTTATGACATTTCTATCCAAGGGTGATGTTGCCCTTAGTGTAACGATCACATCGGTGACAACAATTCTTGCCCCACTAGTAACACCAGCACTTATTCTATTACTTGCAAGCGAATGGATACCAGTCGATCCTGGTGGTCTGTTCTTATCCATTGTAAAAATCGTGCTCTTCCCGATTGTCCTTGGAGTTGTCGTTAAAAAGTTATTTAATCGCCAGGCACAAGCTAGTGTTAAGGTACTTCCGCTTGTTTCTATTATTGCGATTGTTGCCATTGTAACGGCGGTAGTTTCCGTAAGCCAAAAGTCCATTGCACAAACAGGATTAATCATTTTTGCAGTTGTTGTCCTACATAATTGCCTTGGCTATTTATTGGGATATACATTTGGCAAACTCTTTAAAATGGACCTTTCGAAGAAAAAGGCTGTGGCCATCGAGGTTGGAATGCAAAATTCTGGTTTAGGTGCCGCCATTGCTGCTGCACACTTTTCACCATTAGCGGCGGTACCAAGTGCTATTTTCAGTGTATGGCACAATATTTCGGGTCCCATCCTTGCAACGATCTTCAGCCGGATGAAGGATGAAAAAGATACAACTGAAAATAAAGGGAAAACATTATCTGTTTAA
- a CDS encoding MBL fold metallo-hydrolase codes for MKRFANLDNVTSYKSFKDLRKWQKERRAKVKDLSVNIEQCPTKQQRELKENRSLTSYTWVGHSTFLIQLNGQNILTDPVWAKRMGFDKRLTEPGISLADLPEIDLVVISHGHYDHLDFPTLKKLKGNPHYFVPVGLKSLFMRKGYHKVTELSWWDSIEHGGITLHFVPAQHWTRRSLRDMNTSHWGGWIFQTPNKETFYFVGDTGYFSGFKQIAERFMIDTVFMPIGAFEPEWFMAPAHISPEDSVKAFIELGAKFFVPMHYGAYRLADDTGPEALERLYREWENQKLPEEQLKVLLHGETVMGNK; via the coding sequence ATGAAGAGATTTGCTAATTTAGATAACGTGACAAGCTACAAATCATTTAAGGATTTGCGAAAGTGGCAAAAGGAAAGAAGAGCGAAAGTAAAAGATTTATCGGTAAATATTGAACAGTGTCCAACTAAGCAACAGCGGGAATTAAAGGAAAACAGAAGCCTGACGTCTTATACATGGGTTGGACATTCTACCTTCTTGATTCAACTTAATGGTCAAAACATCTTGACTGATCCTGTTTGGGCAAAAAGGATGGGGTTTGACAAGAGGTTGACGGAGCCGGGAATCTCCTTAGCAGATCTGCCAGAAATTGACCTAGTCGTCATCTCCCATGGCCATTATGATCATTTGGATTTCCCTACCCTGAAAAAATTAAAAGGAAATCCGCATTACTTTGTGCCTGTGGGGTTGAAGTCCCTTTTTATGCGAAAAGGCTATCATAAGGTAACTGAATTGAGTTGGTGGGACAGTATTGAACATGGAGGAATCACCCTCCACTTCGTCCCTGCCCAGCATTGGACAAGGCGATCCTTAAGAGACATGAATACCTCTCATTGGGGCGGATGGATTTTTCAAACTCCCAACAAGGAAACCTTCTATTTTGTTGGTGATACGGGCTATTTCAGCGGCTTTAAACAAATAGCGGAGCGTTTCATGATTGATACCGTGTTTATGCCGATTGGGGCCTTTGAGCCTGAATGGTTTATGGCCCCCGCACATATTTCGCCTGAAGACAGCGTGAAAGCTTTTATTGAATTGGGCGCGAAGTTCTTCGTGCCGATGCATTATGGTGCCTACCGATTAGCCGACGACACAGGCCCGGAAGCATTAGAACGATTGTATCGTGAATGGGAAAATCAGAAACTTCCGGAGGAGCAACTAAAAGTGCTCTTACATGGGGAAACCGTTATGGGGAATAAGTAA
- a CDS encoding carbon monoxide dehydrogenase subunit G, translating to MKIEYQYTFGLPRNIVWKYLMDKDILRKAIPGCKTFIERSKGVYDAEVEITIGPLQDVFTLEIRIDDLKPPTSYRMYMKGKGNVGEINGTADMLLQELGSSTIVNCLAEAQVTGGMALIGQRIMESGAKKLLDSFFQTVEKEIKGTLYQMRKSGR from the coding sequence ATGAAAATTGAATATCAGTATACCTTTGGATTGCCAAGGAATATTGTCTGGAAGTATTTAATGGATAAAGATATTCTGAGAAAAGCAATTCCTGGATGTAAAACGTTTATTGAGCGTTCGAAAGGGGTATACGATGCCGAAGTAGAGATTACTATCGGACCATTACAAGATGTTTTTACACTTGAAATACGGATTGATGATTTGAAACCACCAACTTCTTACCGAATGTATATGAAAGGAAAAGGAAATGTTGGGGAGATAAATGGTACAGCCGACATGTTATTGCAAGAATTGGGGAGTTCCACGATTGTAAACTGTCTGGCTGAAGCACAGGTAACAGGTGGAATGGCACTTATTGGTCAACGAATAATGGAGTCAGGTGCGAAAAAGTTGCTGGACAGTTTTTTTCAAACAGTTGAAAAAGAAATAAAAGGAACACTTTATCAAATGAGAAAGAGCGGCAGATGA
- a CDS encoding tripartite tricarboxylate transporter substrate binding protein, whose product MFSIKRISAVMCAGALALSLGACSSSNETASPVKKEEGTGYPTKAISVVAPSGAGGGWDLTARSFTKVLSETKLVSQPLTVENKPGGGGAVFMAEYATQQAANNDMLFVSSPPIIINNLKKEGNSPYGYKNTTPLAQLTKDFGAIVVKTDSPFKDLTSVLEEVKKDPTKLTFAGGSAPGSMDHLISILPAYKYGVDPTKIKYVSYDGGGEAITALLGGNADVIGTDASSVKEFLKAGKVRVLAVTATERLAGDFKDVPTAKEQGIDAEFTIWRGVFGPEKMSQEAKSYWEKSIDKLVNTSEWKKEVETQGWEMEYKNSADFKKFLEEQDQQVQQLLKALGMQK is encoded by the coding sequence ATGTTTTCGATTAAAAGAATTTCAGCTGTCATGTGTGCAGGTGCGTTGGCATTAAGCTTGGGGGCATGCAGCAGCAGTAATGAAACAGCTAGTCCGGTTAAGAAGGAAGAAGGTACAGGCTATCCTACAAAGGCGATTTCTGTTGTCGCGCCATCGGGTGCAGGTGGCGGCTGGGATTTAACGGCACGCTCCTTTACAAAAGTGCTAAGTGAAACAAAGCTAGTTTCACAGCCATTAACAGTTGAGAATAAGCCGGGTGGCGGCGGTGCCGTGTTCATGGCAGAATACGCAACACAGCAAGCTGCAAATAACGATATGCTCTTTGTTAGTTCGCCGCCTATTATCATTAACAACCTGAAAAAAGAAGGAAACAGTCCATACGGTTACAAAAACACAACACCCTTAGCGCAGTTGACAAAAGATTTTGGCGCCATTGTCGTTAAAACAGATTCACCATTTAAAGATCTTACATCAGTCTTAGAGGAAGTCAAGAAAGATCCGACAAAACTTACCTTTGCAGGAGGTTCGGCACCGGGTTCAATGGACCACTTAATTTCAATTCTTCCAGCTTATAAATATGGCGTCGATCCGACAAAAATTAAATATGTTTCCTATGATGGCGGCGGGGAAGCCATTACAGCCCTACTTGGCGGTAATGCCGATGTAATTGGTACTGATGCATCAAGTGTGAAAGAATTTTTAAAGGCCGGTAAGGTTCGGGTGTTAGCAGTAACAGCAACGGAGCGTTTAGCTGGTGACTTTAAAGACGTTCCGACGGCGAAAGAACAAGGGATTGACGCGGAATTCACGATTTGGCGCGGAGTATTTGGCCCTGAAAAAATGTCCCAAGAAGCAAAATCGTATTGGGAGAAATCAATTGATAAACTCGTAAATACCTCTGAGTGGAAGAAAGAAGTAGAGACACAAGGCTGGGAAATGGAATATAAAAACAGTGCCGATTTCAAAAAATTCCTAGAAGAACAAGATCAACAAGTTCAGCAATTATTAAAAGCGTTAGGCATGCAAAAGTAA